A DNA window from Gigantopelta aegis isolate Gae_Host chromosome 4, Gae_host_genome, whole genome shotgun sequence contains the following coding sequences:
- the LOC121369863 gene encoding uncharacterized protein LOC121369863, with product MSQNNQVESLSDHISSSSINDNEHFTNDLPSSDLFSDHAHPEEDGFSGIDLQNNSMNLTFSGLPQPGRYSSNTFEQHHSLSSAVPFYHNGTASSRIPGSRNSVSTLAEDTNSYTHNQQLYNVSSNNHVQLPLTPVPSVPEYNGITSAGSNSFSTNSHQYRVVGYPNSSVPGCYNGTLSTRSNSVPTNSHQYRDVMGYPSSSGPGCYNGTLSTRSNLVPTSSHQYRDVMGYPSSSDPGCYNGTLSTRSNLVPTSSHQYRDVMSYPNSSGPGCYNGTLSTRSNLVPTSSHQYRDVMGYPSSSGPGCYNGTLSTRSNLVPTSSHQYRDVMGYPSSSGPGCYNGTLSTRSNLVPTSSHQYRDVMSYPNSSGPGCYNGTLSTRSNLVPTSSHQYRDVMGYPSSSDPGCYNGTLSTRSNSVPTSSLQNSGQNGPPTTQRFFIDTNQYVTVSGSYEEPMDESVEEVQIASDVRAENRLELRSEWVRLHTFFRKWPNDMPPQINPSTLSQDGFYYLGPFDRVRCIFCSGILKKWDAEDIVETEHRKHFPKCPFVLGLDVGNIPLDRSAVSTNVISKSDSFGVLSVQNFGKPSNESPSERAETLGIVQNKPKHPRFSLEADRLATFKNWPSQIKQQPEQLAKAGLFYVGNSDNVKCFTCDGLLSQWEPGDDPWIEHARWFPDCQFVRLVKGDNFIEQALQRETPMEEKETKSHSEKEHKQDSVAIQALLENGCKMQEVSEAIKWLHENGGVPDDVIPSAEKIYKIILDKEMTPNGNVVSEDFQDQKRKSPNKNSEETGGCYRSNSVLTSSLQNSGQNRPRTIQPFFTDTNPYVTVSGSYEEPMDESDEEVQIASDEKETKSHSENSAAIQAVIEMGCNLQEVDEAIKLLHENGEAPVTIYYAPNLPAAIS from the exons atgtcacagAACAATCAGGTGGAGTCTTTGAGTGATCACATCTCCTCATCTAGTATTAACGATAATGAACACTTTACAAATGATCTTCCTTCTTCTGACTTATTTTCGGATCATGCACATCCCGAGGAAGACGGTTTTAGTGGAATTGATCTTCAGAACAATTCGATGAATTTGACCTTCAGTGGGTTACCTCAGCCTGGAAGATACAGTTCAAATACATTTGAACAACACCATAGTTTATCCTCAGCAGTTCCATTTTATCACAATGGTACTGCATCATCTAGGATTCCTGGTAGTAGAAATTCTGTTTCAACTTTAGCAGAAGACACTaattcatacacacacaatcaaCAGCTCTATAATGTATCCTCAAACAACCATGTCCAGTTACCACTGACTCCAGTGCCATCAGTACCAGAATACAATGGTATTACATCAGCTGGATCAAATTCATTTTCAACAAATTCACATCAGTACCGTGTTGTGGGTTATCCAAATTCTTCTGTTCCAGGTTGTTATAATGGTACTTTATCGACTAGGTCAAATTCGGTTCCAACAAATTCACATCAGTACCGTGATGTTATGGGTTATCCAAGTTCTTCTGGTCCAGGTTGTTATAATGGTACTTTATCGACTAGGTCAAATTTGGTTCCAACAAGTTCACATCAGTACCGTGATGTTATGGGTTATCCAAGTTCTTCTGATCCAGGTTGTTATAATGGTACTTTATCGACTAGGTCAAATTTGGTTCCAACAAGTTCACATCAGTACCGTGATGTTATGAGTTATCCAAATTCTTCTGGTCCAGGTTGTTATAATGGTACTTTATCGACTAGGTCAAATTTGGTTCCAACAAGTTCACATCAGTACCGTGATGTTATGGGTTATCCAAGTTCTTCTGGTCCAGGTTGTTATAATGGTACTTTATCGACTAGGTCAAATTTGGTTCCAACAAGTTCACATCAGTACCGTGATGTTATGGGTTATCCAAGTTCTTCTGGTCCAGGTTGTTATAATGGTACTTTATCGACTAGGTCAAATTTGGTTCCAACAAGTTCACATCAGTACCGTGATGTTATGAGTTATCCAAATTCTTCTGGTCCAGGTTGTTATAATGGTACTTTATCAACTAGGTCAAATTTGGTTCCAACAAGTTCACATCAGTACCGTGATGTTATGGGTTATCCAAGTTCTTCTGATCCAGGTTGTTATAATGGTACTTTATCGACTAGGTCAAATTCGGTTCCAACAAGTTCACTTCAAAATAGTGGTCAGAATGGACCTCCAACAACACAGCGTTTTTTTATTGATACAAATCAGTACGTCACTGTATCTGGAAGTTACGAGGAGCCAATGGATGAATCGGTTGAAGAGGTGCAGATTGCTAGCGATGTGAGAGCAGAAAATCGACTTGAACTACGCAGTGAATGGGTTCGGTTACACACTTTTTTTAGAAAGTGGCCCAATGATATGCCACCGCAGATAAACCCCTCAACACTATCACAGGATGGATTTTACTATTTGGGTCCATTCGACAGAGTCCGCTGCATATTTTGCTCGGGCATCCTTAAAAAATGGGATGCTGAAGATATTGTTGAAACTGAACACAGGAAGCATTTTCCAAAGTGTCCATTTGTGCTGGGCCTTGATGTAGGAAACATTCCTCTTGATAGGAGTGCAGTGTCAACTAATGTAATATCCAAATCGGATTCTTTTGGTGTTTTGTCAGTTCAGAACTTTGGTAAGCCATCAAATGAGTCACCCAGCGAACGAGCAGAAACTCTTGGAATCGTTCAGAATAAACCAAAGCATCCAAGGTTTTCACTTGAAGCAGACCGCCTGGCAACCTTCAAGAATTGGCCAagtcaaataaaacaacagcCTGAACAATTGGCTAAAGCTGGACTGTTTTATGTTG GAAATAGCgacaatgtaaaatgttttaccTGTGACGGTTTGCTTAGCCAGTGGGAACCAGGAGACGACCCATGGATAGAGCATGCCAGGTGGTTCCCAGACTGTCAGTTTGTGCGACTTGTCAAGGGAGATAACTTCATAGAACAGGCGTTGCAAAGAGAAACACCTATGGAG gaaAAAGAAACTAAAAGCCATTCAG AAAAAGAACACAAGCAGGACAGTGTTGCGATTCAGGCTCTTCTcgaaaatggctgcaaaatgcaGGAAGTCAGTGAAGCCATCAAGTGGTTACATGAAAATGGAG gTGTTCCAGATGATGTTATTCCTTCAGCagaaaaaatttacaaaataatactgGATAAAGAAATGACACCAAATGGGAACGTTGTTAGTGAGGATTTTCAAGACCAAAAAAGAAAATCCCCAAATAAGAACAGTGAAGAAACAGGAG GTTGTTATAGGTCAAATTCGGTTCTAACAAGTTCACTTCAAAATAGTGGTCAGAATAGACCTCGAACAATACAGCCATTTTTCACTGATACGAATCCGTACGTCACTGTATCTGGAAGTTACGAGGAGCCAATGGATGAATCTGATGAAGAGGTGCAGATTGCTAGCGAT gaaaAAGAAACTAAAAGCCATTCAG AAAACAGTGCCGCGATTCAGGCTGTTATCGAAATGGGCTGCAATTTGCAGGAAGTTGATGAAGCCATCAAGTTGTTACATGAAAATGGAG aggcacctGTAACTATCTACTATGCTCCCAATCTACCGGCAGCcattagttag
- the LOC121370625 gene encoding uncharacterized protein LOC121370625, with protein sequence MDDVEQGENEAATIAENNIEFVTIEDRKNHCHCELWEGKRCIGQFSQPEQDEIRMNIQEMTPFEKDLLLLGMVSMAINDSKMTDRSKKKTQTERALTRIRWFFMGHKRICRDTWIYLMETSRDTLTKIKRHYEENGLVPRVKKSGGRSNSKHALVLDDVRNVTRYILNFAADHAILLPGRIPGFKRDDIKVIPSNFNKTEVWRLYRAAATPDQRVVGCSTFRKLWARLTPYVVIARPASDLCWTCQKNNNLIVKCVNVDEQSKSEVLRKQEQHLHLAMMERSFYQAKCSDAKTTAATHGISRLEPCRPNSKDIHFNYSFDYAQQVHYPADPQQPGPIYFKTPRKCQVFGIHAEGIPCQINYLIDEAVFSGKGANAVISLLHHFLGNYGIGEMHLDLNADNCSGQNKNNCVMWYLCWRTLVGLHITIHMHFMLAGHTKFAPDWCFGLFKRLFKRTFVSSLAELQDVVNKSTEKGINHTQLVGDQEGNVLVPMYDWTLFLADFFRRFPGIKSHQHFFFSAKEPGVIKYKPKSDDDWRAFTLKKTDAVPVGMPHVINPKGMDLARKAYLFKEIRDFCKDETKDLVCPKPSEIMTESDSEEDIHTNQQTEKRAMETAPKQRPSK encoded by the exons ATGGATGATGTTGAACAAGGGGAAAATGAAGCTGCAACGATTGCTGAAAATAACATAGAGTTTGTGACAATAGAAGATCGGAAAAATCATTGCCACTGTGAACTCTGGGAAGGAAAACGGTGCATTGGACAGTTTAGTCAGCCTGAGCAAGATGAAATAAG gatgAATATTCAAGAAATGACACCCTTCGAGAAAGATCTATTATTGCTTGGAATGGTAAGCATGGCAATCAACGATTCAAAGATGACCGACCGATCAAAGAAGAAAACTCAGACGGAAAGGGCGCTTACCAGAATTCGCTGGTTCTTCATGGGTCACAAACGGATATGTCGAGACACATGGATATATCTAATGGAAACATCAAGGGACACATTAACAAAAATCAAGCGTCACTATGAGGAAAACGGCTTGGTTCCAAGAGTAAAGAAATCAG gTGGACGGTCCAATAGCAAACATGCACTGGTGTTGGATGATGTTCGAAACGTGACCAGGTATATATTAAACTTCGCTGCAGATCATGCCATACTCCTTCCAGGACGTATCCCAGGATTCAAGAGGGATGACATAAAAGTGATCCCAAGCAATTTTAACAAAACAGAGGTGTGGCGCCTCTACCGTGCTGCTGCAACACCAGATCAACGAGTCGTTGGATGTTCCACATTCAGAAAACTCTGGGCACGCCTCACTCCCTACGTTGTGATAGCCAGGCCTGCATCTGATCTTTGTTGGACATGCCAAAAGAACAATAACTTGATTGTGAAATGT GTGAATGTAGATGAGCAGTCCAAGTCAGAGGTATTGAGAAAACAAGAACAGCACCTTCATCTTGCTATGATGGAACGATCATTTTACCAAGCCAAGTGCAGTGATGCCAAAACAACAGCTGCAACACACGGGATTTCTAGGTTGGAACCATGTAGACCAAACTCAAAGGACATACACTTCAACTACTCCTTCGATTATGCACAACAGGTGCACTATCCTGCCGATCCTCAGCAACCTGGTCCAATATACTTTAAGACCCCTAGGAAATGCCAGGTGTTCGGTATACATGCAGAAGGAATACCATGTCagataaattatttgattgacGAAGCTGTTTTTAGTGGCAAGGGGGCAAATGCCGTCATCAGCCTTCTACACCATTTCCTGGGCAACTATGGAATTGGTGAAATGCACCTTGATCTCAATGCAGACAACTGCAGTggccaaaacaaaaacaattgtgtaATGTGGTACCTTTGCTGGCGTACTCTTGTGGGACTTCATATTACAATTCACATGCATTTCATGTTAGCAGGCCACACTAAATTTGCGCCAGATTGGTGCTTTGGCCTATTCAAACGACTGTTTAAACGAACATTTGTTTCCTCCTTGGCCGAACTTCAGGATGTAGTCAACAAGTCCACAGAAAAGGGAATAAATCACACCCAGTTAGTTGGTGATCAGGAAGGCAATGTGTTAGTGCCGATGTATGACTGGACCCTTTTTCTAGCAGACTTTTTCAGACGGTTTCCAGGAATCAAGTCTCACCAACACTTCTTTTTCTCAGCAAAAGAACCAGGGGTGATAAAGTATAAGCCGAAATCAGATGACGACTGGAGAGCATTCACCCTCAAGAAGACAGATGCAGTTCCTGTTGGTATGCCGCATGTCATCAACCCCAAGGGTATGGACTTGGCGAGAAAGGCATACTTGTTCAAGGAGATCAGGGACTTTTGTAAAGATGAGACAAAGGATCTCGTGTGCCCCAAGCCATCAGAAATCATGACAGAGTCTGATTCGGAAGAGGATATACATACTAATCAGCAAACTGAGAAAAGGGCAATGGAGACAGCTCCTAAACAGAGACCGAGCAAGTGA